A stretch of Mastomys coucha isolate ucsf_1 unplaced genomic scaffold, UCSF_Mcou_1 pScaffold3, whole genome shotgun sequence DNA encodes these proteins:
- the Snrpc gene encoding U1 small nuclear ribonucleoprotein C gives MPKFYCDYCDTYLTHDSPSVRKTHCSGRKHKENVKDYYQKWMEEQAQSLIDKTTAAFQQGKIPPAPFSAPPPAGAMIPPPPSLPGPPRPGMMPAPHMGGPPMMPMMGPPPPGMMPVGPAPGMRPPMGGHMPMMPGPPMMRPPARPMMVPTRPGMTRPDR, from the exons ATGCCGAA GTTTTATTGTGACTACTGTGATACGTATCTCACCCACGATTCT ccGTCTGTGAGGAAGACACACTGCAGTGGTCGGAAACACAAAGAGAATGTGAAAGACTATTACCAGAAATGGATGGAAGAGCAGGCCCAGAGCCTGATTGACAAAACAA CGGCTGCATTTCAACAAGGAAAGATCCCTCCAGCTCCGTTCTCTGCGCCTCCGCCTGCGGGGGCCATGATCCCACCTCCCCCCAGCCTCC ctGGTCCTCCTCGGCCTGGCATGATGCCTGCACCCCACATGGGAGGCCCTCCCATGATGCCAATGATGGGTCCCCCTCCTCCTGGGATGATGCCTGTGGGACCAG CTCCTGGGATGAGACCACCCATGGGAGGACACATGCCCATGATGCCAGGACCTCCAATGATGAGACCTCCCGCTCGCCCTATGATGGTGCCCACACGGCCTGGTATGACCCGGCCAGACAGATAA